A section of the Natronolimnobius sp. AArcel1 genome encodes:
- a CDS encoding DUF1028 domain-containing protein, which yields MTYSICATDGENHGVAIATKAIGVGSTAPFLSRNGVVATQSMVNTPIGVKSTRLLDQECSIDNAVETLLEKDDDASHRQVHGVDQWGNSVVFSGNDCVDWFGHIDGETYTVAGNMLAGPEVVEKMSEVFERDSELSLDERLLAALRAGEEAGGDKRRDTAQSCAIKVYDPDTPSLHHDIRVDEHDDAIRELHRIHERAKVESDDWVDKYPEVELQRWP from the coding sequence ATGACGTACTCAATCTGTGCAACAGACGGAGAGAATCACGGGGTCGCGATTGCGACGAAAGCAATCGGTGTTGGATCGACTGCACCGTTTCTTTCGCGCAACGGTGTAGTTGCGACACAGTCGATGGTCAATACACCGATCGGTGTCAAATCGACTCGACTCCTCGACCAAGAGTGTAGCATCGACAATGCAGTCGAAACACTGCTCGAGAAAGACGATGATGCGTCGCACCGACAGGTTCACGGCGTTGATCAGTGGGGCAATTCGGTCGTCTTCTCAGGGAATGACTGTGTTGACTGGTTCGGTCACATCGATGGTGAGACGTACACCGTTGCCGGAAATATGCTAGCCGGACCAGAGGTAGTTGAGAAGATGTCGGAAGTCTTTGAGAGGGATTCCGAACTGTCACTCGACGAGCGACTCCTCGCTGCCCTGCGAGCAGGTGAAGAGGCAGGAGGTGACAAGCGTCGGGACACAGCTCAAAGTTGTGCCATCAAGGTGTACGATCCGGACACACCCTCACTGCATCACGACATTCGTGTGGATGAACACGACGATGCGATACGCGAACTGCACCGCATTCACGAACGTGCAAAAGTTGAGTCCGATGATTGGGTCGACAAATACCCAGAAGTCGAACTCCAGCGGTGGCCGTAG
- a CDS encoding type 1 glutamine amidotransferase → MILVLDNEVDPSCRCLTPAITDYLDEYEYRVYPGRDGTLSLEQYDGLILGGSTASVYDESNDWTASQTTVVRRCLARSIPTLGICYGHQLINYALGGEVVEDQRREQFVKMSEYETSDPLLNDVSAVVPVIHSDIVVSPGDGMRSIAATAYNEYFCTRHSDAPIWTVQFHPEFTSDLRWQDPIQTCFPHWSPGPHSFAECTAATVLPAFERYCQDF, encoded by the coding sequence ATGATACTAGTCCTCGACAACGAGGTCGATCCCTCATGTCGTTGTCTCACGCCTGCGATTACGGATTACCTTGACGAATACGAGTATCGGGTATATCCCGGACGGGACGGAACATTGTCGCTCGAGCAGTACGACGGACTAATACTTGGTGGCAGTACGGCGAGCGTATATGACGAGTCGAACGACTGGACGGCCTCACAGACGACGGTGGTACGCCGATGTCTTGCGCGGTCGATCCCTACTCTTGGAATCTGCTACGGACACCAACTGATCAATTATGCACTGGGCGGTGAAGTTGTTGAGGACCAGCGGCGTGAGCAGTTCGTGAAAATGAGCGAATACGAGACTAGCGACCCACTGCTGAATGATGTCTCCGCAGTCGTGCCGGTCATTCATTCTGATATCGTTGTCAGCCCAGGGGATGGCATGCGCTCGATCGCAGCGACTGCCTACAACGAATACTTCTGTACGCGACATTCAGACGCACCGATTTGGACAGTCCAATTCCATCCTGAGTTTACCTCGGACCTCCGTTGGCAAGATCCGATTCAGACGTGTTTCCCCCATTGGTCACCTGGACCACACTCGTTTGCTGAGTGTACCGCCGCAACCGTACTTCCCGCGTTCGAGCGGTACTGTCAAGACTTCTAA